CTCCGAGCGTGACGGCCGAGCGGCCGGCGCGTCGTCCTCCGGCTCAGGTACCGCCATCAGCAGCAGCTTCGTCTCCAGGGGGCCGTTGCGCAGCGCGTACTGCTTGTGGGCCCGCAGGCCGATGCGGTGGCCGAGGTCGGGATTACCGGTGAATACCGCCAGGCGCCAGCCTGGGAAGGCGGTGCGCACTCGCTCGCCCAGGCGGGCATAGAGGGTGACCAGCTCCGGCAATTCGCCGAGGCGCTCGCCGTAGGGCGGGTTGGTGATCACCAGGCCCGGCGGCGCCTCAGCGAGACCCAGGGGGCGTACCAGCCCCGCCAGCCCCGCCCCCTGGAGCTCGATCAGTGCCGGGATGCCGGCGCGCATGGCGTTGGCCTTGGCCGCGGCAAGCGCCGCCGGGCTCTGGTCGAAGCCAAAGAGGCGTGAGCGGCAGCGCTTGCGGCCGATGCTGGCCCGCGCCTCGGCCTCGCGCCTGAGCTCACGCCAGGCCGCCTCGTCGTGCCCCGCCCAGCCGTGGAAGCCGAAGCGCTCCCGGGCCAGGTTGGGCGCCATGTCGGCGGCCATCAGTGCCGCCTCGATCAGCAGGGTCCCGGCACCACACAGCGGGTCCACCAGCGGCGCGCCCTGGCGTGCCAGCTCGGGCCAGCCGGCACGCAACAGCAGGGCCGCGGCCAGGTTCTCCTTGAGCGGCGCATGCCCCACGTCGCGACGATAGCCGCGACGGTGCAGGCTCTCGCCGGAGAAATCGATCCCCACCACCAGGCGACCGCGATGAAGGTTGGCGTAGAGGCGCAGGTCGGGCTGCTTGAGTTCCACCATGGGACGCGGCAACCCCCTGCCCTGCAGGCGATCCACCACGCCGTCCTTGACCGTCTGGGCGCCGAAGCGGGTATGGCGTATCTCCTCGCTACGACCGTGGAAGTCCACCGCCAGGCTGGCGGCGAGCGCCAGGTGCTGCTCCCAGGGTATGGCGGCCACCGCCTCCCGCAACTGCGCGGGAGTGCTCACGCTCTGCTCGCGGGTCAAGCACAGGATGACCCGGTTGGCCAGGCGCGACCACAGGCAGAGCCGATAGGCCGTGGCCAGGTCGGCCCGGGCATTCACCGCCCCCACGGTGCTCTTGCCGGGCGTGGCGCCAAGGGCTGACAGCTCCTCGGCCAGCAGCTCCTCGAGGCCGCGGGGACAGGTCACCAACAGATCGAGGGCGGACGTGGATAGGGTCGGATTCATCGGCAATCACCGCGGGGGAAGTAGGGTAAATGTGTGCCATGTCAGGCAAGTGAACGAGCTGTTACAAATCGATGGTCGACAACCCGGATCGAGATGGGCTATCAATAGGGCAGTAGCTACTAAGAACACGCATGCGTTTCCTGTCATCGGGTCTGCCCTTTCCAGATACTGGGCCCGAGGCACGTTACGGCTCGGGCCGCTTCACTCTCCGAGCCAGTCAGATACCTTATCAAGAGGTAGTCCAATGAAACGACAGAAACGTGATCGCTTCCAGCGTGCCTATACGCATGGCTACAAGGCAGGTGTCTCAGGTCGCTCCCGCGATGAGTGTCCCAGCCAGGACATCAATCTTCGCGAATACTGGATGAGCGGTTGGCGTGAAGGTCGTGGGGATCATTGGGCCGGCATGACCGGTGTCTCCGGCATTCACAAGAACCCCATGGTGGTGTGAACCCGCAACCCAATCCTACCGAGGTTCACGCCTCCTCAAGCCCGCGGCACGCCGCGGGCTTTTTGCGTGCGGCCGCCTGGATCAGCCGGCGTCACGCAGGGCCCGCACGCATTCGCCTACCAACGCCGGGCCGCGGTAGATGAAGCCCGAGTAGAGCTGCACCAGATCGGCCCCGGCGGCGCGCTTGGCCACGGCCGCCGCGCCGCTGTCGATGCCGCCCACGCCGACGATCGGCATCTCCGGCAGGCGGCGGCGCAACTCGCGAATGACCCGGTTGGAGGACTCGAATACCGGTCGCCCAGAGAGGCCACCCGCCTCATCGGCGTGGGCCAGGCCCGCCACCGCCTCGCGAGCGATCGTCGTATTGGTCGCGATCACCGCATCGATCGCATTGGCCGCCAGACAGCCGGCCACCAGCCCCACCTCCTCGGCCTCCATATCCGGCGCGATCTTCACCGCCAGGGGCACCCGGCGACCGCTGTCGCGATCGAGGCGCGACCCCACCTCGCGCAACGCCGAGAGCAGGCCGTCGAGGTGCTCGCCGAACTGCAGGTTGCGCAGCCCCGGGGTGTTGGGCGAGGAGATGTTCACGGTGATGTAGTGGGCGTGGGCATGAACCTTCTCGAGGCAGGCCAGATAGTCATCCACCGCCTTCTCCACCGGGGTCGTCAGGTTCTTGCCGATATTGATGCCGATCACACCGTCGAAACGGCTGGCCCTGACCTTCGCCACCAGGTGGTCGACCCCGGCATTGTTGAAGCCCATGCGGTTGATGATGGCACCCGCCTCAGGCAGCCGGAATAGCCGCGGCCGCGGGTTGCCGGGCTGAGGCCTGGGGGTCACGGTGCCGACCTCCACGAAACCGAAGCCCAGCGCGCCCAGGGCATCCAGATGATCGGCGTTCTTGTCGAGCCCGGCGGCGAGCCCCACCCGGTTGGGGAAACGCAGCCCCATCAGTTCCACCGGATCCGCCACCCGCCCGCCTCCCAGGCGAGGCGCCAGCCCCACTCGATCGGCCAGGTCCAGCCCCCGCAGGGCCAGGCCATGGGCGGTCTCGGCGTCAAGGCGGAATAGCAGCGAGCGGGCGAGGGAATACATGGCATCTCCTGGCGGTGGGGCGGATATGGCGAGGGTGGCGGTCACCGGCGGGGCGAGAGTATAGCAGCGCCTCCCCCCGGAAACGACGCCGCAGGGAACAGCCGACGCCGATTTTGTGATCTACTGTAGATCATCAAGAGACACAGGGGTGTGGGGGGTCGGGACCACACTGCCGCGGAGCCAGGGAGATGCTTATGGCCGAGACCACCGAGACCCTAGAGGACCGTCTTTCGCGGATACACCGTGCGCTCGGGGATGGACATCTCGATGCCGTGGATGCCGTGCTGGCCGACCTGGAGCCCGCCGAGATCGCCCTGCTGCTGGAGTCGCTGCCTCCCGCCGCGCGTATCCGCCTGTGGCAGCGGGTACCGGGCGAGGTCGACGGCGAGGTGCTGTTGCATGTGCACGACGAGGTGCGCAGCACCCTGCTCGAGTACATGGATCACGAGGAGATCGTGGCCGCCGCCGCCGGCATGGATACCGCCGACCTGGCGGATATCTTCGAGGACCTGCCCCAGCAGGTGGCCGAGGACATGCTGCGCTCCATGGACGCCCTGCAGCGCGAGCGCCTGGAGGAGACCCTCTCCTTCGAGGAGGACAGCGCCGGCCGCCTGATGCGCACCGACACCATCACGGTGCGCAGCGACGTCAGCCTGGAGACGGTGTGTCGCTTCCTGCGCTGGAAGGAGTCGATCCCGGACAACACTCACCTGCTCATGGTGGTCGACCGCGACGGCCTCTTCCAAGGCACCCTGCCGGTGGCCCGGCTGATCAGCCATCCCCCGGAGATGGCGGTGGCCGACCTGATGGACCACGAGGTGGACAGCATCCGCGTCGACATGAAGTCCCGCGACGTGGCCACCCTGTTCCAGACCCACGACCTGGTCTCGGCGCCGGTGGTGGACGAGTCGGGCCTGCTGCTCGGGCGTATCGTCATCGACGACATCGTCGATGTCATCCGCGAGGACTCCGAGCAGGCGCTGATGAACATGGCCGGCCTCGACGAGGAGGAGGACCTGTTCGCCCCGGTGCTGCCCAGCGCCAAGCGGCGCGCCGTGTGGCTGGGCATCAACCTGATCACCGCCTTCCTGGCCGCCTGGGTGATCGGCCGCTTCGAGGATGCTCTGGACCAGATCGTGGCCCTGGCAGTGCTGATGCCCATCGTCGCC
The Halomonas sp. H10-9-1 DNA segment above includes these coding regions:
- the rlmKL gene encoding bifunctional 23S rRNA (guanine(2069)-N(7))-methyltransferase RlmK/23S rRNA (guanine(2445)-N(2))-methyltransferase RlmL — its product is MNPTLSTSALDLLVTCPRGLEELLAEELSALGATPGKSTVGAVNARADLATAYRLCLWSRLANRVILCLTREQSVSTPAQLREAVAAIPWEQHLALAASLAVDFHGRSEEIRHTRFGAQTVKDGVVDRLQGRGLPRPMVELKQPDLRLYANLHRGRLVVGIDFSGESLHRRGYRRDVGHAPLKENLAAALLLRAGWPELARQGAPLVDPLCGAGTLLIEAALMAADMAPNLARERFGFHGWAGHDEAAWRELRREAEARASIGRKRCRSRLFGFDQSPAALAAAKANAMRAGIPALIELQGAGLAGLVRPLGLAEAPPGLVITNPPYGERLGELPELVTLYARLGERVRTAFPGWRLAVFTGNPDLGHRIGLRAHKQYALRNGPLETKLLLMAVPEPEDDAPAARPSRSEGAQMFANRLEKNRKRLKKWLKKSGESCYRLYDADMPEYSMAVDVYAGWVHVQEYAAPKSVDAGHAQKRLFEALAVIPEVLEVDPVRVVVKRRQRQSGRDQYQKQAATGERFEVHEGPARLWVNLRDYLDTGLFLDHRPVRRMLGEMAAGKRFLNLFCYTGAATVQAALGRGDAGGAVESVSVDLSNTYLQWALDNFALNRLDPERHRVVRSDCLRWLQSARAEFDLIFMDPPTFSNSKKMKDTLDIQRDHGRLVRLAMARLAPGGTLVFSNNQRRFTLDVDLADHYAVEEISARTFDPDFSRKPDLHHVFLICHREPREGSDA
- the rmf gene encoding ribosome modulation factor, encoding MKRQKRDRFQRAYTHGYKAGVSGRSRDECPSQDINLREYWMSGWREGRGDHWAGMTGVSGIHKNPMVV
- a CDS encoding quinone-dependent dihydroorotate dehydrogenase, giving the protein MYSLARSLLFRLDAETAHGLALRGLDLADRVGLAPRLGGGRVADPVELMGLRFPNRVGLAAGLDKNADHLDALGALGFGFVEVGTVTPRPQPGNPRPRLFRLPEAGAIINRMGFNNAGVDHLVAKVRASRFDGVIGINIGKNLTTPVEKAVDDYLACLEKVHAHAHYITVNISSPNTPGLRNLQFGEHLDGLLSALREVGSRLDRDSGRRVPLAVKIAPDMEAEEVGLVAGCLAANAIDAVIATNTTIAREAVAGLAHADEAGGLSGRPVFESSNRVIRELRRRLPEMPIVGVGGIDSGAAAVAKRAAGADLVQLYSGFIYRGPALVGECVRALRDAG
- the mgtE gene encoding magnesium transporter, yielding MAETTETLEDRLSRIHRALGDGHLDAVDAVLADLEPAEIALLLESLPPAARIRLWQRVPGEVDGEVLLHVHDEVRSTLLEYMDHEEIVAAAAGMDTADLADIFEDLPQQVAEDMLRSMDALQRERLEETLSFEEDSAGRLMRTDTITVRSDVSLETVCRFLRWKESIPDNTHLLMVVDRDGLFQGTLPVARLISHPPEMAVADLMDHEVDSIRVDMKSRDVATLFQTHDLVSAPVVDESGLLLGRIVIDDIVDVIREDSEQALMNMAGLDEEEDLFAPVLPSAKRRAVWLGINLITAFLAAWVIGRFEDALDQIVALAVLMPIVASMGGIAGSQTLTLAIRGLALSQISSTNSAWLLRKEVGIAILNGVLWALIVAVLALLWFKSLSIGVIIGAALVINMLAAGIAGIIIPLLLKRAGIDPALSGSVILTTVTDVVGFMSFLGLATYFLL